TAGTATACATACATGGATTTCTAACTAACATATCAACAATCAATGCATCTTCTATTGTATAAAATCCACGTACAACTAAACGTGCCAATTGCTTTAGACTACTGGGAACTTCTGTAACAAGTCGTTCTTCACCACTCATTTTTCTTGTGGttacatataataaaatattataaagattgctgaaacttattgaaaagaaaatgtaattaatatgCATTACATATAAATAgtactcaaaatattaaaataatttatgtaattaaaaattatttatttttacaatttactttgaaaattattgacGTTATGTTAATTTTAAAGGAAAAATATTAATGTgagttttattcattttattagatttaattaaattcttaatAAGAAATTCTAACCTTTAAAGTTGCATAAATAGTACTTTTATCACAAAATATCTTGAATCAGCGTTAGTAGtagtaaattaaaatatacattataATATTAAGCGTGCGTCCTcgcaaaagaaataaaaaacaaaaggaCAAGATTCATTATTCCGTCGATCGTTTAAGAACGATAAAGTACCGTTCCGACGGACGCTTGTTTATAACTACaataatttttaggttatgtattCACGATAAAAACTTCCAAATGATTACCTGTCAAATGACAAGatcataaaaaattcatttacatATGGTTTGCCAACAATTATTAATGGCTGCAATAGATAAAGTTAAAATTATTGTTGTTGGTGATTCTGGTAAGTATTTTAAACAGTTGTAAAATGCTTTacatatttatttgtattatttatattttgacaaATGTCACACGAATAAAATCGTAATTACTTTTAACAATATATTGCTTTAAATCGATTtactataatttattatttgacTCAGATATTATATTTTGcttgttttttaattatttttataacatttatAGGTTATATGACTAGTACTTTTctcatatgtatatatttcgttgtgattttttaaatatttaatttctttttattttatctgtAGGTGTTGGAAAAACATCTTTGACAAATTTAATATGTCAGCAACAGCCTATTAGTAATCCTTCATGGACTATAGGTTGTTCTGTAGAAGTTAAATTACATGAATACAAGGAAGGAACGCCTAATCAAAGAagatattttattgaattatgggACATTGGTGGAAGTCAAAGTCATAAAAATACAAGATCTGTCTTCTACAACCCAACTAATGGTATCTACCTAAAATGTTCAAATAACATCACGATTGTAATTCAGGAACTTCATTATAAACTATTCCAAATGATATAGGTATAATATTGGTCCATGATTTAACAAACAGAAAGTCTCAACAGAATCTTCAAAAATGGCTTGAAGAAGTTTTAACTAAAGATAATAATTATATGAAATCAAAACCATTTGATGATTTTGATCCTGAAAAATTTGTAGGAACTACTCAGGTATAAAAAATTACTGCTACAAGTATGTGTATATAATCTTGTGCAACATTGTTTTATATAaagaaaatctttttttttgtacagaTACCAATTTTAGTTGTTGGTACAAAATTAGACTTAATCGCAGAAGTGAGATCAAATGTTCACAGACGTTCTTCAACTATAGCAGAGGAATGTGGTGCTGATGAAATATTTTTGGTATGTCTGCAGTTTCATTATTTAATATTGATTGcattaacattattattttgttCTAATTAATTCTGTTCCTGTAGGACTGTCGTCAAGTGAGGTCACTAGCTGCTGGCTCTAGCTCATCTGTCAAATTAAGCAGATTTTTTGATAAAGTTATTGAAAGACGTTACTATTCGTCAAGAGATGGAATTAGTCCTGATAAACGACGATTGCCAATATATACCCCATACAGTACAAAAGTTTATCATAATGATTGAAAGtttttaaattcttcaaatttatGACAGAACCAACAGATTTTTAGTTTTTGAAGTTCTCAATATACAAAACTTTTTTAGTGTGTATGAAGTATGCATTTTTAACAAATGGACTATTAACACTTTAACTGCTATGTGTACTGTATTGTTACATATTAAGCCTGGATGACACAATTTTTGCTCTGCAATTAAAGTGTTCAaaactattattttaaattacta
The sequence above is drawn from the Ptiloglossa arizonensis isolate GNS036 chromosome 1, iyPtiAriz1_principal, whole genome shotgun sequence genome and encodes:
- the LOC143146209 gene encoding rab-like protein 3; protein product: MVCQQLLMAAIDKVKIIVVGDSGVGKTSLTNLICQQQPISNPSWTIGCSVEVKLHEYKEGTPNQRRYFIELWDIGGSQSHKNTRSVFYNPTNGIILVHDLTNRKSQQNLQKWLEEVLTKDNNYMKSKPFDDFDPEKFVGTTQIPILVVGTKLDLIAEVRSNVHRRSSTIAEECGADEIFLDCRQVRSLAAGSSSSVKLSRFFDKVIERRYYSSRDGISPDKRRLPIYTPYSTKVYHND